From one Dermacentor variabilis isolate Ectoservices chromosome 3, ASM5094787v1, whole genome shotgun sequence genomic stretch:
- the LOC142574045 gene encoding uncharacterized protein LOC142574045 codes for MLHERHIRCLKLIALVQLFFDHTIQPAFTAGLKCPVLEAVMDVDWKKLEGVEWLQVLHHPNKEEVCIAMRFFPSNETMTVQTKPGPSGALSSTSLYKLRKNGDKRYAYTHDNKSYQVLDTDYASWALIHHCWEGGTGSRFIIALKEPTSEVSAITMERIQSSLAKAGQTKKFTWNRSGCMPEKRIKREAPGTLSLESGLVPNNKVPRDKLSLVDGLAPQNKAPRDKLSLVDGLAPQNKAPRDKLSLVDGLTPEKKKPRDKLCLVDGVVRGGKQS; via the exons ATGTTGCACGAGAGGCACATCAGGTGCTTGAAACTTATTGCGTTAGTGCAACTTTTCTTTGATCACACGATCCAGCCAGCGTTCACTGCGGGTCTGAAATGCCCTGTTCTAGAGGCAGTGATGGATGTTGACTGGAAAAAG CTTGAAGGAGTAGAGTGGCTGCAAGTGCTGCACCACCCTAATAAAGAAGAAGTCTGCATCGCAATGAGATTTTTTCCATCAAATGAAACCATGACAGTCCAGACCAAACCAGG ACCGAGTGGTGCTCTATCAAGTACCTCCTTGTACAAGCTACGAAAGAACGGTGATAAGCGGTACGCTTATACGCACG ATAACAAATCTTACCAGGTTTTGGATACGGACTATGCGTCCTGGGCCCTCATTCACCACTGCTGGGAAGGCG GAACTGGATCACGGTTTATAATAGCACTGAAGGAGCCAACGTCTGAAGTATCTGCGATCACAATGGAAAGGATTCAAAGTTCTCTTGCAAAGGCTGGACAGACGAAGAAGTTCACCTGGAATCGTTCTGGCTGCATGCCGGAGAAGAGAATCAAGAGAGAGGCTCCTGGAACACTTTCATTAGAATCGGGGTTGGTCCCAAACAATAAGGTACCTCGCGATAAGCTTAGCTTGGTGGATGGCTTGGCCCCACAAAACAAGGCACCGCGCGATAAGCTTAGCTTGGTGGACGGCTTGGCCCCACAAAACAAGGCCCCTCGTGATAAGCTCAGCCTGGTGGACGGCTTGACCCCAGAGAAGAAAAAACCTCGTGATAAGCTGTGCTTGGTGGATGGGGTGGTTCGTGGCGGTAAACAAAGCTGA